The following nucleotide sequence is from Mucilaginibacter sp. cycad4.
AGTAACAGAAATTAAAGCAGCGATTTCTCTTTACTCGCTTACCAAGATCGCAGCTAAAACTTCAGAAGATGGGGCGAGTTTATTTCATTATACAACTGAAGCTGGTTATAATGCTATAATGGAATCGCAAGAATTATTACCATCAATAGGCGCCAAAAATGCTCGTTACGGGGCTGGTCAATATTTAACAGACTTAGCACCAGCAGATTTTACTGCCGGACAAGCTTCGAGGAGGTTGTTTGGTGTCCCGTGGAACGCCCGCAAACTAACACATTTTATAGAAATAGATATTAAAGGATTGAACGTCATAAAAAATGCACCATACAACTATGTAGTACCAGGTGTAGAAAGTTTACCTTTGGGCGGACGAATTATTAGAGGCGGCGTTTCAGTATTTAAAGTGGTTCCTAAATAGCGTTATTATGAAAGAGACATTTGTTAAAAAATTTTGGGAAGAAGAGAAAACTCTATTCTATCTACATTTTCAAGACAATACAGCTGTAAGGCAAATTGAAGTTAATTCTAACGGCAAAGTATTTCTGTCGGAAGAATACCCTGTAAAAGGCGATTCAATATTGTATGACCAGACATTACAGGATCTTGATTTGCAAGAAAATGATTTCATCAGTGAACAAGAATTTGAGGAGGTTTGGAGCAATAGGTAATGGTTGAATACATCGAGTTTGGAGATATCTTTAATATTGCCGGAGTTCAAAACTTCGCACATGGCTGCAATTGTGCGGGTGCCATGGGAAAGGGCATTGCAGTCCAATTTAAAGAACGGTTTCCTGAAATGTTTATTAAGTATAAGGCGCTATGCAGCGAGAATAAATTTAACTTGGGAGACGTTTTTGACTATAAATATGAAAATGGGATTGTTTTTAATCTCGCCACTCAGCGGTCTTGGCGGACCAAGGCGGAAATCCACGCTGTCAAACATGCTCTTAGAGGCATGCTTGATATAGCAGAAAAAAATAGTATAACAGAAATAGCGTTGCCTAAAATTGGGGCAGGCTTAGGAGGATTAGATTGGGGCGACGTAAAGAATCTCATAGAAGAAGAAGCCAAAAAACATCCCCAAATTTCGCTTCACATAGTATTAAATTTCAAGAATCAACCCCTGCTCAATAGTCTTTAATTCAAGCCCTCACCTGGTCGAAGTTTAGCGACAGCGTAACTTCGACCTAAAACAAATTAAGCTTTCAGCTTAACTAAGCTAAAATTAATCAGTGCTTTTTTAGTGGCTATAATTTATATTAGCAAAGCTGGGGTTGTTAATTCGGACACAAGAACATAACACTTCCAGGCATTTTGGATCGAAGTTACGCTGGCGCAAACTTCCACGAGCAGGGATTAGTGACAACACCTTGTCAGTGTTCCACTTTCAAAAAACAGGTGTTCAACTTTTGAAAATGCAATTTTGTAACTGCTTGGTTATCAAGATTCATTTGTTCAGGTTGAGATTTGATGTATTTTATGACAAACGCAAGTTGTTGATTGTCAGTAACTATGTGTTTTGAAAAAATTGAGATGTTCACACTTTTAAATTGGAACACTCATGGGTAAACTCTATTTCGGCAACCTTGAACGTTCAACACATGCTGCTAATACCAGTTCCAGCACCGGCCGTGAAACCGGTTTGCTGAAGAAGCCGGTGACATAGCTATAGCTGAGTGCCCGCTCACGGTCTGTCGGATCGATTGATGACGAAAATACATAGAGCAGCGGTTTAACCGGTAATGCCGGGTGCAGGTCCTTAAAACCTTCAAGGAAATCCCAGCCGTCAAACCTGGGCATCCTAATGTCCAGAAAAATAACGTCAGGACAATCGGCCGGATTATCTGTAAATGATTTTAATGCCTCTTCACCATCGTAGCTATGTGATACAGGGGCAAAATCTTCAATTCCTGCAATAAGCTTATCCAATATAATATGGTCAAGTTTACTGTCATCAATAAAGAGTAATCGGAACATAATTGGTAATTATGATATTGTTGCATAAGTTAAGGTATATTATCCGATTTAAAAAAAAATGGATGGTATTACTGCGCTCAACCTGCAGTTAGGAAAAGTTATTATAGTATTAATTAATTTATTTATAAACTATGCGTGGTTTTATTTTTGAAAGTAATAGCTAAAAGGGTACGTATTTCGCTTTTGCGTATACATACCCTTTTTAGTTTTAATGAACCAGGAATATCACCGGTACCGGAGAAGCAAGCCTATGATTTGGTTGAAGTTATAATGTAGCGCTTTTTTCAACAATTACGTTCCTCGCGCGCATATAGGTGGTTCCGGTGGGGCCGGGTGATCCTGATGAGCCTTCCATTTGGTAATCAATAATGATATTCAGATTTTTCCCAACAAAGTTAGCGCCTGTTTGCGTGCTTTTTAAAACACCATCTATCCAATACTCGATTGACACATCAGTTGCATTGGTCTTGGTCATATAAACTGAGTAAGTATGCCAGTTTCCGGGGCTGGAAATAGTTGTACCCACACTTGACCAGCCTCCGCTTGCATTTTTATAGGTATTTGTCCAGCAGGTAGCACTCCCTTTAAATTCCATAAAGTCGCTTTCTGGTGGCCATGAATCGGCGCCTGTTACCCAAAAGGCCGGCCATGTCCCGGTTTGTGATTCACATTGAAACTCCCCTTTGAAATGCCATTTAGGCCAGGAGTCGGTTACTACGGGCACGGTCTTGGCATAAATTGTCCCTGAATAATAATGGATTGGTAAGTATGGATCTTTATTGCTGTTGCCTACGCTGCCGCTGGGGGCACTGGTGAGGGTGAGCACACCTCCTGAGACTGAAATATTTTGAGAGCGCATGCGGGCAGAGCCGTTATGATCAGATCCCCAGGGATACAGATCATTCCAATAAGTGCTGTAAGAACTAAAGGAAGTAGCCGGAATAACATTTACCCACGATACCACGTTCGTTGCAAGGTGATCGGCCGAAGTGTTTGCGGCAGAGTTGGCGGTGGCTGCATTATCTTTTCTACATGCAAAAAACGATGTAATTACAATAAATGCAATTAAAACAAAAGTTAAATTTTTCATAATAAAGATTTTTTAGGTTAATAGGTGTGCTTCTCCCGATACTTAATGAGAGTACTGGTTAATTGGTAATGCAAATTAACCTACTTAAAATTCTATCGATGGGGGACAAAACTGGAATTTATGGGGGTTATTTATATATATAATATTATATATATAGTTACACCCAGGTAAAGCAACGGAGAGAACGGCCCGGAAATAAAAAAGGTTGTTTTCGGAGTGAAAACAACCTTTGGGGCTTACTATTTTTTTCAGGAACTAAAACCAGCTTAATTTAATGTCGAATTGCTATTCTTTTTAAATTTTTTAATTTTGAATTACTAAAAATATTAGTATTTTTGTAATGGACAAAACAGCGTATTACACCGAATTGAGTTCGGAATATAATATTTTACCTAAACCTTATCACAAGCATAAATTTGTTGGAATTGCACATTCTTTTATGAGGAGTGCAATTCCATTTCAAATCTTCTTTTCTTTAGCTCACTGCTGCCGCTTATTTCCAGATAGATTTTAATCCGGAAATGCTAATATTATCGATAGTTAATTTTCCGGTTGTTTTAAAGGCAAGGTTGTTGAAATCTTCGGTTGGGAAATAGATTGCAGTCATAGTGGTTAAGCCTCCGTCAGCAAATAACTCTGCAGATGATTTGTCGACCACTAAAGTGAGGTCGGAATTTTTAGCAGTGCTTAGCCGGGCTGCGGTAAAACGGCCCGAAAAATTCTTTTGGAAATCCATTTTTCCGGCTTTGGTCCGATCTATATAGTATTCATCTTTGGCAGGATCATAACCCATGAGCAGTTCTTCGCCTTTGGTGTTTGACAGCCTGATGCTATAATCTTTTAAGGTAGCAAAGCTCAATTTTAAAACATACCGGCTTTTGAGGTTTTTAATTTTTGAAGTAAGATCAAGGGACCTGTTAACCACAGGTTGCTTTAACACAATTGTTTTTTCCTCAATATTTTTTAGTTCGGCCACCGGTTTAGATGCCAGTAAAATTTGGCCTTTGCTTTGTTTCAGACTAAGCTCACGTGGAATTGTAGCAGCATTACGCCAGGCCTTTGTTGGTACCTGGTTGGCGTATTGCCAGTTGCTCATCCACCCTAAAAATATTTTACGGCTGCCTGTATTGCTCCAGGTAATACCGGCATATTCATCAGGGCCGTAATCAAGCCACCGGGTATTTGAATCAAGGGGCCTAAACTTGTTACCGTCAAAATCCCCCACAAAATATTGTGTGGCCGAACCGCCGTTAGGCCCTCCGGGGTTAAGGTTTACAATCAGCACCCAATAAGTTTTTCCACCCAGTTTTAGCGGGAACAGGTCAGGACATTCCCATACGCCTCCGTGTGCACCTGCTTTGATGCCGAATTCACTTTCCTTTTTCCAGTTTTTCAGGTCGGGGGCCGAGTAAAAGGATATATGATCTTGTGTTGCAAGGGTCATTACCCATTTTTTCTCAGGCGCATACCACATCACTTTGGGGTCGCGGAAATCCCGGACACCGGGGTTTTTCAAAACCGGGTTGCCGCTATATTTAGTCCATGTAGCTCCGCCGTCCAGGCTAAAAGCAAGGCTTTGGTTTTGAAATTTATCGGTACCTTCTTTTTCACCTTTAGGGTCATGATGGGTAAATATGGCAACCAGGGGTATTTTACCATTTTTACCAAAACCGGTTGTATTATTGGAATCAACAACAGCGCTGCCCGAAAAAATATAACCAAGGCTATCCGGATATAAGGCGATAGGTAAGTGCTTCCAGTGGATCAGGTCCTTACTTTCCGCATGTCCCCAGTGCATCGGTCCCCATACTATATCTTTAGGATAATACTGAAAAAACAGATGATAAGTATGGTTATAATAAACCATACCGTTAGGGTCATTCATCCAATGCCCGGCCGGTGAAAAATGTACCTGCGGGCGGTATTGTTCCGTATAAGATTTTTGGGGTGAATCCTGGGCTTTACAAATACAATTTAAAGCAATAAGGAGGGGCAATATGAATGTGCTGCATTTTGTTTTCATAATTTAAGCTTTTAATGGTTATATATTGAGCAGGGTATGCAAAACTATGGTATAAAAAAGGGAATCCCGGCCTGAATTGTCAGGCCAGGTTCCCGTTGTTTAATTATAGTTTAATAGCCAGGGTTTTGTTTATATAAACCGTTGGTGAAAGTAATCTCCGATTGCGGAATTGGAAGGTATTCATCTCTTCCGGCAGTAAATTTAGCCGTAGATAAAAATGGCCTTCTAACCTTTTCAACGGTAATGTAGTCGTTTAAAGTTTTTTCTGCAATTCCCCATCTAACTAAATCAAAGAAACGCGCCCCTTCGGTGGCAAATTCTAACCGTCTTTCCCATTGTAATGCTTTACGTGCATAGTCCTGGGTCCAGTTTGCCAGGCTATAAGGTTTTATGTTGTAGGATGAAGGGAAAGTCCCATCCAGCTTTTTAAGCCGCCCTGTACTGGCTGCCGCCCTGTTTCTGATTTGGTTAATTAATGGCAGTGCATTTGCCTGTTGCCCTAATTCAATATAAGCTTCGGCCTGCATTAATAAAACGTCATCATACCTGATGATATCATAATTTTTTGCCGAGCCCATAAACGGCCCAAGCTTAAAATAAGATGCGCTTGTGGCCAATTGCTGGTTACGCATGGTATGAAAGTTGCCGTAAACTCCCGGGTCACGTACCCAGCTGTTACTGAATGGTTTTGTATTATCATATTTATACGGATGCCCGTCAATACCAACGGTATGGTCTAACCTGGTGTCGACAGTAACTTTTGACAGATCGGCTATGCTGTTATTGAATGTATCAAAGTTAGGCAAACCATTTGCATCAGTTGTATAGGCATTTACTAAATTCTGACTTGCAGCATGAAACCCGCAGCAGCCGTATTGAGGCGCCCCATGCGGATAGTTTAGCCCGTCTTCAAAATTTAAACGCCCGGCGGTTGTGCCGTCATTAATAGTAAATTGTATGGCGAATACAGATTCCGGCCCGTTCTCTGTTTCAGGTAAAAAATTGTCAGCAATATCTGCACTTAACGAATATTTACCCGAAGCGATAACCGCTTGTGTAAGCGTAACAACTTCCTGTAACCTTGTTTTATTGATATTGATCACATGGTGTTTATCATCCTGCTCATAGGCCTGGTACAATTTTAATTTAGCTAAATAAGCCTGAGCGTTTAATTTATTGGCCCTGGCCAGGTCGGGTTGCGTAGTTGGCAAATTATCAACCGCGTATTGAAAATCGGCGGCAATTTTATTCCATGATTCATCATTTGATAAAGTATTTGAAACCTTCAGGATGTCGGCCTCAGTTGCGGTTTCATCAAAAATGGGTATGTTTTTGTAGAGCAATTTCATGGTGAAGTAGCTATGCGCACGTAAAAACTTCAATTCGGCCAGGCGGATCTTTTTGTTTGGAAATTCGGCGTCCGAAAGTGAATTAACCGCCCTGATTGCCACATTTGCCCTTGAAATAGATTTGAACAAATTTTTCCAGGTGCGCGAAACAAAGGAATCCATAGATGGTGTAACCAGGTTGTAATGTTCCAAAGCATCAACTTCGCCAACATCTCCTGTGCCGCCGCCGCCTTTATAAGCATCATCTGAGCGAACGCTGCCATAAGCCCAGTCACTGTATATTGGCCCTATCATATCGCCATTCCCGATAGCTGCATAAGCCGCGGTTACCAAACCTTCAACAGCGGTTGGTGATTTTAAATCTGAAGAAGACAGTACACCCTTTGGTGTATAATCTAATGCTTTTTTACAGGAACTAAAAATTATTAGCCCCGATAAAATAGTTGTTACTAATATTTTCGATTTCATATTGAATGATTTTTTTCGTTAAAATGATGCATTGACGCCAAAACTGAAGATCCGTGGAATTGGGATTGGGTTGAGGTCAATCCGCTCCGGATCAGGGCTCAGGTACTTGCTGCTTTTTACAGTAAAAATGTTTTCGGCCATGGCAAACACCCTTAGCCTGGTAAATACAGCTTTAGGTAAAATGGTATATCCAAGTTGAAGGTTCCTTAATTTAAAATAGGAGGTGTTTACGATAAAATAATCAGAAGTACGGCCTTCGTTGTTATTGTCTTTCAGTGTTAATGCCGGTACGTTGGTGTTGGTATGCTGTGGTGTCCAGCCGTCAAATACACCCGGGCCAACATTTTCGCGGCTGTGCATCAAATTGTTATACAGGGTATATACATCAAAACCTTTTCTGCCTGCAACTCCCGATCCGAATATTGACAGGTCGAATTTTTTGTAGGTAAGGTCAATTCTTGCACCGTACTCTAAAGTTGGCAGTGTAGTGCCTATCCAGGTTTGATCGTTAGCATCAATTTTTCCGTCATGATTGATATCAACATAACGGATCCTGCCCGGCCCCGCGCCAATTTGTGTTGGGGCTGCATCAACTTCGGCCTGCGATTGAAAAAGGCCATTGGTTTTATAACCAAATATATCAAACTGCGAATGCCCTATTATGGTATTATCTATATTGCCCGGATAGGCTGGTCTTACATTCTCCGGTAAATCGGTGATCTTATCCCTGAAATGGGAGAAGTTTAAAGTTACATTGTAATTAAAATCTCCCGACCGTTGGCCGTGATAGGTTACTAAAAACTCCCAGCCCCTATTGGTTTTTGATGCACCGTTAACGGTTTTAGATTGTCCTTCGCCTAATGCCGATGCAACCGGCGGAGTGATCAGGATGCCGGTGGTTTTCCTGGTAAAATAGTCAAATGAACCGGAGATCTTACCATTTAAGATGGCAAAGTCCAAACCGGTATTTAATTCGTCGGTGGTTTCCCATTTAAGGGCAGGGTTTTCTGCCTGGGTTTGAACAAAGCCCGATGGCAGCGCTCCTGTATTGGCGCCGGATAATGAATATGCGGTACCAACGTTCATATATTGTTCCCAAAAGCCGGGAGTAAGTTGATTTTGGGTAGTGCCATATCGGGTGTTGTAAAGCGCGTAGCGCGACAGATCGCCGATTTCCTGGTTACCTACCCGGCCTACGCCGGCCCTTAATTTCAGTTCAGAGAATATGCTGTTGTTTTTCAGGAAGTTTTCCTGGTCTATTTTCCAGCCAACTGAAGCTGAAGGGAAAATACCATATTGGTTATTGGCGCCGAACCTTGATGAACCATCGCGGCGAACGGTAGCGGATACTAAATATTTGCCTGCATAATTGTAATCCAAACGACCGAATTGTGAGAATAAGCTATTCCCTGTTGATCTGCCTGTAACAATGGTATTTCCTGTGCCCGCATCTAAGGTAAAGTAGTCTTCCGTTTGGATTGCATATCCTTGTTTCAGGGTGGTTTGAAAATCAGTAAAGGTTTTAATGTATTCTGTACCCACTAATATTTTAAAGTGGTTGTTGGCGTTTAAATCATAGTTATACCTTAAGGTATTTGAAAGCGTAGTGCTTAAATAATGATTCTGATCAAAGAACAGGCTGTTGGTAGTGCGGTTTAACGCGCCTTCCGAAAAGGTTGGCGTAATTACCTTGCTTAGGTAGTCTGCATTATCGGCACCATAGTTTGACCTGAAGAATAAATTTTTAATGGGCTGTACCTCTAAAAATACGTTGCCAAAGGTATTTAACCTGTTGGCGTTATTCCATTTCGCAAGGTCCTGCATATGCAAAGGATTGTTCCTGTCAGAGTAACCGGCTCCTGATTCGCCGGCGTAGGTTACACCATCTTTTTGATAAACGGGGATAGTGGGCGCCAGGGTAACCGCCAGGAATGGGGTTGATGCACCGCCCAGATCATTAGTTGTGAGGGTTTCGTTTGAGTTGGTGATCTTTATATTAACGCCAAAGGTAACTTTGCTGTCAAAGGCCTTGGTTATGGCATTAATGCTACCGGTGGTACGCCCGTATTTGGTAAAACGTACAAGGCCGGTGTTTTTGATGTTTCCAAAATTTATCTGGATGGAAGAGTTTTTATTACCTACCGAAGCAGTGAAATCATTATTGTAAACAAAGGCGGTTTTGTACAACACGCTTTGCCAGTCGGTATCCCCCGCGGGAGTGTTGGGGTCACCACCTACAAATGGTTTAGCAGTAACGCTGTTTAAAACCGGGTTGCCGAAATTATTATTCCAATCAAAATTATAGATCTCTCCATAACCCGCGGCAGGGTCCTGTCCGTCGTTAACAGAAGCTTGCCACAAGGCCCTGCCTCTGTCAACCGAGTTCAGCATTTTAAACCTTAACGATTTTTCAGACTGGATTGAAGTACTGTTGTTAAACTGAAACTGCACTTTACCCTCGGTGTTGCCGCCGTTTTTTGTAGTAACGATGACAACGCCGTTAGACGCGCGTGAACCATAAATTGATTCGGACGACGCATCCTTTAACACCTGAACGGATGCAATATTTGAGGGCGACAGATTTTGAAATACTTCCGGCCTGGTAGTAGGGATCCCATCAATAATATACAGCGGGTTATTGTTGCCTAAAGTATTGGCCCCCCTGATCAGGATCCTGCTGGTTGCGCCATTTGCCGAGCCATCTTTTTCAATATATAAACCGGCAACACGGCCCTGTAAGGCCTGCATGGTATTTCCCGAACTGTTATTTTTTACCGGTGCTAAATCAACAACCGCAACTGCGCCTGTCAAATCTTTCTTTCTTTCAGAAGTGTAACCGGTTACAACTACTTCATTAAGCTTGTTTTCTGCGTCTTTAAATACTACGTCAAGTGTTTTGGTATCGGCAGTGATAGTTACCAGTATTGGTTTGGCACCTACATAAGAAAACCGTACCGATTGACCATTTTTTACAGCGATGCTGAATTTTCCGTTTGCATCTGATAGTGTTGATTTTTGGGTTTCAACAACCACGATAGTAACCCCGTCTATAGGTTTTAAGGAGTTGTCTGACACGGTCCCGGTAATGGTCCGGGATTGCGCATATCCTTCACTTATGAGCAGTATAAGAAAGGAACAAATAAGTAATAATTTTCTCATTGATTTTGATTTAAGTGTAATTGGTTGGTTAAAACATCTTGTTTATAAAGTCTTGATACTCTTTGATTTTATAATCCGGACAACCTCCTTTCTTTGTTGCAATGAAGCCGCCCATCGCTATTGCATTTTTTAATAAGGTTTCTGGTGATGCACCACGATAATGATTGGCGATAAATGCCGCTAAAAATGAATCGCCGCTGCCTATGGTATCCCTTACTTTCACCTCGCGCCCGGCAATGTGCCAGGCTTTATCTTCTTTATAATAGGAGGCACCAAACTCGCCTTTGGTAACTATGATCTCGGGGATGTTGAAATGATCCTGGATAAATTTGATCTGTTCCGATTCTTTCCAAAACGAGCCCCTGAAAAGGCCCTGTACCATTTCAAGTTCGGCCTGGTTAAATTTTACGATGTTGGCTTTGTGCAGCAGGTCGGCCAGCAGATCGCGGCTTATAAATGGCGGTCTTAAATTGATGTCGAATACTTTGATAGCATCATTTTCCAGCAGCTCAAACAAAGTGTTGCGCGATACGCTGTTCCTGGATGCCAGGCTTCCGAAAACGAAATAGGTTGATGGCCTGATCTGCGTTTTAATATGCTCGCTGTCATCTATAAAGTCCCAGGCAACCGGAAAAATAATCTCGTAGGATACCTCGTTGCCGTTATTCATTTTGGCTATCACCTGGCTGGTGGGATGTTCAGGATCTGTTTGCAACAGGTGTTTTTTTATGCCCCAGTTGTCCAGCAGGTTTTCAAGCTTTTGGCCATCGGCATCATTACCTATTTTACTTACCAGGCTGGCAGGCATGCCCAGTTTATTAAGATGATAAGAAACGTTCAGCAAAGCGCCGCCGGGTTGCGGGCCGTCCGGCAAAACATCCCAGAGTATTTCGCCATAACAAATGGCCGGGGTGATGGTATTTGTGTGTAGGTTCATCATAGCAGATCTTGATTAATGCATTACCATATTAGTTTCAATTTGCTCCAGCGATCTGCCTTTGGTTTCGGGCATCAGCCTCCACACAAAAATTAACTGGCATATCATCATGGTACCGAAGAAGGAAAATGTTACTGTTCCGCCAAGTTTTTCGGCGAGATATGGGAAGGAAAATGCGATCAGTGCCGCCATGATCCAGTGGGTTGAGCTGCCCAGAGTTTGGCCTTTTGCCCGCACCTGGTTTGGAAATATTTCTGAAATAAACACCCAGATAACTGCCCCCTGCGAAAATGCGAAGAATGCGATAAACAGCATCATGTATGCAGGAACGGCAAAGCCACTCATATGACCCGAGTAAAAAGTGTAGGCCACCAGGAACAGGGAAATGATTAAGCCAACCGAGCCGATGAGCATCAGTATACGGCGCCCTACTTTATCGATCACGTTAATGGCTATGAGCGTGAACACAAAGTTGATTGCACCGAGGCCAACTGTTGATAGTAATGACGAATGGGCGCCCAGTCCGGCCATTTCAAATATGCGCGGCGCATAGTAAATAATAGCATTGATGCCCGAAACCTGGTTGAAAAAGGCGAACAGCACGGCTAATATTACAGGTGTTTTATATTGACCCGAAAAGAGGCTGCCGCTGGAAGCAGTATCATTTAAAGTTGAGTTTTTGATAGATGCCAGCTCCTGATCACAGTTGAGCGGATTGATGATCCGTAAGATCCCGAGGGCTTTTTCCATTTCGCCCTTTTTAAGAATAAGCCAGCGCGGGCTTTCCGGTATAAAGTAGATCAATACTAAAAACAATGCCGAAGGGAAGGCCTGTACGCCAAGCATCCATCGCCATGAAGTTTCGCCAACCTGGCTGATAAGGTAGTTGGACAGGTATGATACCAGGATGCCCAGTACCACGTTAAACTGAAACAGGCCCACCAGCCTGCCCCGGCGGTCGGCCGGCGATACCTCTGAAATATAGATAGGTGCTGTAACTGATGATATACCGACACCAAGGCCCCCAAGTAATCTGAAAACAAGGAAGATATACCAGTTGTCGGCCAGGGCGGTACCTAATGACGACAATAAGTAAGCAGCAGCTACAAAGTAAAGCGTGTTTTTGCGGCCAAACAGATCTGAAGGCCGGGCTCCTAACAATGACCCGATGACTGTTCCTATTAATGCGATAGAGATCGTGAACCCATGCTCCACTACGGATAGGTGCCAGAATTGCTGGATAGATTTTTCAGCGCCCGATATTACGGCGGTATCAAACCCGAAAAGGAAGCCACCAAGGGCCACGACCATGGACCAGGCCAGGACGGAGTGTTTTCTCATAATAATTATAAAAGGTGTTAACTGGATTTATTGAGGCCAAAGTAGAGCAATGGGGCCTGTGGTGGTTATTGATTTTGTATCAATAAAGTATAAAAATCAATCTCTTTATATCTATTTGATTTTCAGTTATATAAAATTAAAAATGCAAAGTTTGAAATTGAAATATTCGTTTATGTTACCTGTTACTTTCAATTTGGTTACATTGCTCAGGTCATCGGGTAGCCTGGCCGGGCGCATAAATTTGTTTTTCAGGAACGTTTATAGATATCTTTACTTTGTTTAATCCTAAAAGGGAAAAACAAACCAATAATTAATCCTGTTAATTACCTTTTTCTTCCAAATTATCTGAGCTTATGATCCTGCTTAATAAATGGCATGCAAAAAACATACTGACCGGTATCATACTGATCAGTTTTATGATGCTTATTGCTGCCGGTTGTAAGCGGGCCGATAAAACATCGCAGTATACGATAGGGTTTTCACAGTGTATAGGTTCCGATCTGTGGCGCCGCACTATGCTCGATGAAATGAGGATGGAACTTTCGTTACACCCCGACGCCCGGTTCATTTATGCCGATGCGGACGGTAATAGCAGCAAACAGGTTGAACAGGTAAAGAAAATGCTGGACGATGGTGTCGATCTGCTGATCATATCACCCAACGAAGCCCAACCCCTCACCGGGATAGTGGAACAAACGTACAATAAAGGCATCCCGGTAATTGTGATAGACCGTAAAACATCATCGGCTTTATATACAGCTTATGTTGGTGCGGATAATTACCAGATTGGTAAAATGGCGGGTGAATATGCCGGTGCACTTTTAAAAGGCAGGGGGAACGTTGTAGAAGTGATGGGGCTGCCCGGCTCCTCTCCGGCTATTGAAAGGGACCGCGGCTTTTCTGACGGGATAAGGAAATACACTGATATTAGTATAACCGCCAGGGTATATGGCGATTGGTTAAAGGATAGCGCCAAAAAGCAATTGAACAGGATTGCG
It contains:
- a CDS encoding macro domain-containing protein → MVEYIEFGDIFNIAGVQNFAHGCNCAGAMGKGIAVQFKERFPEMFIKYKALCSENKFNLGDVFDYKYENGIVFNLATQRSWRTKAEIHAVKHALRGMLDIAEKNSITEIALPKIGAGLGGLDWGDVKNLIEEEAKKHPQISLHIVLNFKNQPLLNSL
- a CDS encoding response regulator, with amino-acid sequence MFRLLFIDDSKLDHIILDKLIAGIEDFAPVSHSYDGEEALKSFTDNPADCPDVIFLDIRMPRFDGWDFLEGFKDLHPALPVKPLLYVFSSSIDPTDRERALSYSYVTGFFSKPVSRPVLELVLAACVERSRLPK
- a CDS encoding family 16 glycosylhydrolase, with the protein product MKNLTFVLIAFIVITSFFACRKDNAATANSAANTSADHLATNVVSWVNVIPATSFSSYSTYWNDLYPWGSDHNGSARMRSQNISVSGGVLTLTSAPSGSVGNSNKDPYLPIHYYSGTIYAKTVPVVTDSWPKWHFKGEFQCESQTGTWPAFWVTGADSWPPESDFMEFKGSATCWTNTYKNASGGWSSVGTTISSPGNWHTYSVYMTKTNATDVSIEYWIDGVLKSTQTGANFVGKNLNIIIDYQMEGSSGSPGPTGTTYMRARNVIVEKSATL
- a CDS encoding glycoside hydrolase family 32 protein; protein product: MKTKCSTFILPLLIALNCICKAQDSPQKSYTEQYRPQVHFSPAGHWMNDPNGMVYYNHTYHLFFQYYPKDIVWGPMHWGHAESKDLIHWKHLPIALYPDSLGYIFSGSAVVDSNNTTGFGKNGKIPLVAIFTHHDPKGEKEGTDKFQNQSLAFSLDGGATWTKYSGNPVLKNPGVRDFRDPKVMWYAPEKKWVMTLATQDHISFYSAPDLKNWKKESEFGIKAGAHGGVWECPDLFPLKLGGKTYWVLIVNLNPGGPNGGSATQYFVGDFDGNKFRPLDSNTRWLDYGPDEYAGITWSNTGSRKIFLGWMSNWQYANQVPTKAWRNAATIPRELSLKQSKGQILLASKPVAELKNIEEKTIVLKQPVVNRSLDLTSKIKNLKSRYVLKLSFATLKDYSIRLSNTKGEELLMGYDPAKDEYYIDRTKAGKMDFQKNFSGRFTAARLSTAKNSDLTLVVDKSSAELFADGGLTTMTAIYFPTEDFNNLAFKTTGKLTIDNISISGLKSIWK
- a CDS encoding RagB/SusD family nutrient uptake outer membrane protein, with the protein product MKSKILVTTILSGLIIFSSCKKALDYTPKGVLSSSDLKSPTAVEGLVTAAYAAIGNGDMIGPIYSDWAYGSVRSDDAYKGGGGTGDVGEVDALEHYNLVTPSMDSFVSRTWKNLFKSISRANVAIRAVNSLSDAEFPNKKIRLAELKFLRAHSYFTMKLLYKNIPIFDETATEADILKVSNTLSNDESWNKIAADFQYAVDNLPTTQPDLARANKLNAQAYLAKLKLYQAYEQDDKHHVININKTRLQEVVTLTQAVIASGKYSLSADIADNFLPETENGPESVFAIQFTINDGTTAGRLNFEDGLNYPHGAPQYGCCGFHAASQNLVNAYTTDANGLPNFDTFNNSIADLSKVTVDTRLDHTVGIDGHPYKYDNTKPFSNSWVRDPGVYGNFHTMRNQQLATSASYFKLGPFMGSAKNYDIIRYDDVLLMQAEAYIELGQQANALPLINQIRNRAAASTGRLKKLDGTFPSSYNIKPYSLANWTQDYARKALQWERRLEFATEGARFFDLVRWGIAEKTLNDYITVEKVRRPFLSTAKFTAGRDEYLPIPQSEITFTNGLYKQNPGY